One segment of Mesoplodon densirostris isolate mMesDen1 chromosome 6, mMesDen1 primary haplotype, whole genome shotgun sequence DNA contains the following:
- the ENDOG gene encoding endonuclease G, mitochondrial, with protein sequence MAKQLLRGGLTLALGAGLGAAAEGWRRRRADARAVPGLLSRLPVLPVAAAAGLPAVPGAPTVGSPGELAKYGLPGVAQLKSRESYMLCYDPRTRGALWVVEHLRPESLRGDGDRRSCDFHEDDSVHAYHRATNADYGGSGFDRGHLAAAANHRWSQKAMDDTFYLSNIAPQVPHLNQNAWNNLEKYSRNLTRTYQNVYVCTGPLFLPRTEADGKSYVKYQVIGKNHVAVPTHFFKVLILEAAGGQIELRSYVLPNAPVDEAVPLERFLVPIESIERASGLLFVPNILARTGSLKAITAGST encoded by the exons ATGGCCAAGCAGTTGCTTCGGGGCGGCTTGACCCTGGCGCTGGGCGCGGGGCTGGGTGCAGCCGCCGAgggctggcggcggcggcgggcggacGCACGGGCGGTGCCGGGGCTGCTGAGCCGGCTGCCCGTGCTGCCTGTGGCGGCGGCGGCCGGGCTTCCCGCCGTGCCCGGGGCTCCGACGGTCGGCAGCCCCGGCGAGTTGGCGAAGTACGGGCTGCCCGGGGTGGCGCAGCTCAAGAGCCGCGAGTCGTACATGCTGTGTTACGACCCGCGCACCCGCGGCGCGCTCTGGGTGGTCGAGCATCTGCGGCCTGAGAGTCTCCGCGGCGACGGCGACCGCCGCTCCTGCGACTTCCACGAGGACGACTCGGTGCATGCGTATCACCGCGCCACCAACGCCGACTACGGGGGCAGCGGCTTCGACCGCGGCCATCTCGCCGCCGCCGCCAACCACCGCTGGAGCCAGAAGGCCATGGACGACACCTTCTACCTGAGCAACATCGCGCCCCAG GTGCCCCACCTCAACCAGAATGCCTGGAACAACCTGGAAAAGTACAGCCGCAACCTGACCCGCACCTACCAAAATGTCTATGTCTGCACGGGGCCCCTCTTCCTGCCCAG GACGGAGGCTGATGGGAAGTCCTATGTGAAGTACCAGGTAATTGGCAAGAACCACGTGGCGGTGCCCACCCACTTCTTCAAAGTGCTGATCCTGGAGGCAGCCGGAGGGCAGATCGAACTCCGCTCCTATGTGCTGCCCAACGCGCCTGTGGATGAGGCAGTCCCGCTGGAGCGCTTCCTGGTGCCCATCGAGAGCATCGAGCGGGCCTCGGGGCTGCTGTTTGTGCCAAATATCCTGGCACGGACAGGCAGCCTTAAGGCCATCACTGCAGGCAGCACGTAA
- the TBC1D13 gene encoding TBC1 domain family member 13 codes for MSSLHKSRIADFQDVLKEPTIALEKLQELSFSGIPCEGGLRCLCWKILLNYLPLERASWTSILAKQRELYSQFLREMIIQPGIAKANMGVSREDVTFEDHPLNPNPDSRWNTYFKDNEVLLQIDKDVRRLCPDISFFQRATEYPCLLILDPQNEFETLRKRVEQTTLKSQTVARNRSGVTNMSSPHKNAAPSSVNEYQVLPNGCEAHWEVVERILFIYAKLNPGIAYVQGMNEIVGPLYYTFATDPNSEWKEHAEADTFFCFTNLMAEIRDNFIKSLDDSQCGITYKMEKVYSTLKDKDMELYLKLQEQNIKPQFFAFRWLTLLLSQEFLLPDVIRIWDSLFADNSRFDFLLLVCCAMLILIREHLLEGDFTINMRLLQDYPITDVCQILQKAKELQDSQ; via the exons ATGTCGAGTCTGCACAAGAGCCG gATTGCAGATTTCCAGGATGTCCTGAAGGAGCCCACGATTGCCTTGGAAAAGCTTCAGGAACTCAGTTTTAGTG GCATCCCCTGTGAGGGCGGACTGCGGTGCCTCTGCTGGAAG ATTCTCTTGAACTACCTCCCCTTGGAGAGAGCGTCATGGACCTCCATCCTGGCCAAGCAGAG GGAGCTGTATTCTCAGTTCCTGAGGGAAATGATCATCCAGCCTGGCATCGCCAAGGCCAACATGGGTGTGTCGAGGGAGGATGTGACCTTTGAGGACCAT CCACTCAACCCTAACCCCGACAGCCGATGGAACACGTACTTCAAGGACAACGAGGTGCTGCTGCAGATCGACAAAGATGTCCG AAGGCTGTGCCCAGACATATCCTTCTTCCAGAGGGCCACCGAGTACCCCTGCCTCCTCATCCTGGATCCGCAGAATGAGTTCGAGACCCTTCGTAAGCGGGTGGAACAGACGACACTGAAATCCCAGACGGTGGCCCGGAACCGGAGCGGGGTCACAAAT ATGAGTTCCCCGCACAAGAACGCGGCACCCTCATCCGTGAACGAGTATCAGGTGCTGCCCAACGGCTGTGAGGCCCACTGGGAGGTGGTGGAGCGGATTCTGTTCATCTACGCCAAGCTCAACCCTGGCATCGCTTACGTGCAGGGCATGAATGAGATCGTGGGGCCCCTGTACTACACCTTTGCCACCGACCCCAACAGCGAGTGGAAGG AGCACGCTGAGGCGGACACCTTTTTCTGCTTCACCAACCTCATGGCTGAGATCCGGGACAACTTCATCAAGAGCCTTGACGACTCACAGTGTGGCATCACCTACAAGATGGAAAAGGTGTACTCCACCCTGAAGGATAAGGACATGGAACTCTACCTGAAACTG CAAGAGCAGAACATCAAGCCCCAGTTCTTTGCCTTCCGCTGGCTGACACTGCTGCTGTCCCAGGAGTTTTTGCTGCCTGATGTCATCCGGATCTGGGACTCCCTGTTTGCCGACAACAGCCGCTTTGACTTCCTCCTTCTGGTCTGCTGCGCCATGCTCAT ACTGATCCGGGAGCACTTGCTGGAAGGAGACTTTACCATAAACATGCGGCTCCTGCAG GATTACCCCATCACAGACGTCTGCCAGATCCTACAGAAAGCCAAGGAACTCCAAGACTCACAGTAG